Proteins co-encoded in one Anguilla anguilla isolate fAngAng1 chromosome 16, fAngAng1.pri, whole genome shotgun sequence genomic window:
- the epx gene encoding eosinophil peroxidase, which yields MENGEGLGLEKEGEAEIRMGEEGRRKQEEMVKMSLSEGSVRPSDLLAQFKQAGPRTKAHIWAAEVLDNTVELIREMVYTNTMTQPNITELLSVEDVETLLQASGCSAELRPPVCATDCLSQRYRTITGECNNRQHPLWGAANTPYTRWLPPEYEDGRAAPRGWDPQHAYHNFTLPPVRSVSQVVLYTQNEDISMDASLSHLLVEWGQWLDHDLTLTPQSPSTSTFRTGADCTRTCSRDTPCFPIQIPLTDPRSGSQSCMPFFRSAPSCVVAATPLRHREQLNAITSFVDASMVYGSSASLSAALRNLSSPLGLLALNPLHADGGLAYMPYLPRPPLHPDPCGPCRGGENCTDPETPAEQANLTSCFQAGDSRANEHLGMIALHTLFLREHNRLAGRLHLVNPHWGPETLYQEARKIVGAVHQVLTWDRYLPRVLGEIGARSLLPPYRGYGAEADPSIANAFSTAAFRFAHVTVQPRVARLGPGYAPSPEHPPLPLHRSLFASWRVVQQGGIDPVLRGLLFSPAKLQSPGQMMVEELTERLFQAQGGLPLDLGALNLQRGRDHGLPGYSAWRQLCNLSVPVTGPDLAQTLGNRSLAQKLLGLYGTPRNIDLWVGAISEPPLPGGRVGPLLACLMAKQFRALRDGDRFWWEREGVFSEAQRAELQRVSLSRIICDNTHIAHVPPDPFARTQRPGDVLPCSHPLIPHLDLSPWGEPDTDPICGAIPRLKFGFSLLCDSALLYRCHDGYRLNGPSSIRCDHNSNQWSPAPPTCQDINECAGQPSPCPQNTECVNTPGSYTCSDGLPSGSVSSLVSAVMAVVGGVAALALVIICYRRFVLKRHKPVIGGCCQRKDQWNGGDHALKEGTSQ from the exons ATGGAAAATGGAGAGGGTCTGGGATTAGAGAAGGAAGGTGAAGCAGAAATAAgaatgggggaggaggggagaagaaaacaggaagaaat GGTGAAGATGTCCTTGTCAGAGGGCTCAGTCAGACCCAGCGACCTGCTGGCCCAGTTCAAGCAGGCGGGGCCCAGAACCAAGGCTCACATCTGGGCGGCGGAAGTGCTGGACAACACCGTGGAGCTCATCCGCGAGATGGTCTACACCAACACCATGACCCAGCCCAACATCACTG AGCTGCTGAGTGTGGAAGACGTGGAGACGCTCCTGCAGGCGAGCGGCTGTTCGGCCGAGCTCCGCCCACCCGTCTGTGCGACGGACTGCCTGTCCCAACGCTACCGCACCATCACGGGGGAGTGCAACAACAG ACAGCACCCTCTGTGGGGTGCAGCTAACACCCCGTACACCCGGTGGCTGCCCCCGGAGTACGAGGATGGCCGGGCTGCACCCCGCGGCTGGGACCCCCAGCACGCCTATCACAACTTTACTCTACCCCCG GTGCGCTCGGTCTCTCAGGTGGTGCTCTACACCCAGAACGAGGACATCTCCATGGACGCCTCGCTGTCCCACCTGCTGGTGGAGTGGGGCCAGTGGCTGGACCACGACCTGACCCTCACCCCCCAGAGCCCCAGCACCTCCACCTTCCGCACGGGGGCCGACTGTACCCGGACCTGCAGCCGAGACACGCCCTGCTTCCCCATACAG attCCTCTCACGGACCCTCGCTCGGGCTCGCAGAGCTGCATGCCCTTTTTCCGCTCCGCCCCCAGCTGCGTCGTCGCGGCGACCCCGCTGCGTCACCGGGAGCAGCTCAACGCCATCACCTCCTTCGTGGACGCCAGCATGGTGTACGgcagctccgcctccctctccgcCGCCCTGCGCaacctctcctcccccctcggCCTGCTGGCGCTCAACCCGCTGCACGCCGACGGGGGGCTGGCCTACATGCCGTacctgccccgcccgcccctccACCCGGACCCCTGCGGGCCGTGCCGGGGGGGGGAGAACTGCACCGACCCGGAGACCCCCGCGGAGCAGGCCAACCTGACCTCCTGCTTCCAGGCAG gggaCTCGCGGGCCAACGAGCACCTGGGGATGATCGCGCTGCACACGCTCTTCCTGCGGGAGCACAACCGGCTGGCGGGCCGGCTGCACCTCGTCAACCCCCACTGGGGCCCCGAAACCCTGTACCAGGAGGCCCGCAAAATTGTGGGGGCCGTGCACCag GTGCTGACGTGGGACCGCTACCTGCCGCGGGTCCTGGGGGAGATCGGGGCccgctccctcctccccccgtaCCGGGGCTACGGCGCCGAGGCGGACCCCAGCATCGCCAACGCCTTCTCCACCGCCGCCTTCCGCTTCGCCCACGTCACCGTGCAGCCCCGGGTGGCCCGCCTGGGCCCCGGCTACGCCCCCAGCCCCGAGCAcccgcccctgcccctccaCCGCTCCCTCTTCGCCTCCTGGAGGGTGGTGCAGCAGG gtggtaTAGACCCAGTGCTGAGAGGGCTGCTGTTTTCCCCGGCGAAGCTGCAGAGTCCGGGGCAGATGATGGTGGAGGAGCTGACGGAGAGGCTGTTCCAGGCCCAGGGGGGGCTGCCGCTGGACCTGGGGGCCCTCAACCTGCAGCGGGGCAGAGACCACGGCCTGCCcg GGTACAGTGCGTGGCGTCAGCTGTGCAATCTCTCGGTTCCGGTGACGGGGCCGGACCTGGCCCAGACGCTGGGAAACCGCAGCCTGGCCCAGAAGCTCCTGGGCCTGTACGGGACGCCGCGCAACATCGACCTGTGGGTGGGGGCCATTTCCGAGCCCCCGCTCCccggggggcgggtggggccgCTGCTGGCCTGCCTGATGGCCAAACAGTTCCGGGCCCTGAGAGACGGAGACAG GTTCTGgtgggagagggaaggggtCTTCAGCGAAGCCCAAAGGGCTGAGCTTCAGAGGGTCTCCCTGTCCCGGATCATCTGTGACAACACCCACATCGCCCACGTGCCCCCCGACCCCTTCGCCCGAACCCAGCGCCCGGGCGACGTGCTGCCCTGCTCCCACCCCCTCATCCCACACCTGGACCTGAGCCCCTGGGGGGAGCCGGACAcag ATCCCATTTGTGGTGCCATCCCCAGGCTGAAGTTTGGTTTTTCTCTGCTCTGCGACTCTGCCCTGCTGTACCGTTGCCATGACGGCTACCGCCTAAACGGCCCCTCCTCCATCAGATGCGACCACAACAGCAACCAATGGAGTCCAGCTCCGCCCACCTGTCAAG ATATAAATGAGTGTGCCGGTCAGCCTTCTCCTTGCCCACAGAACACGGAGTGTGTCAACACACCTGGTTCCTATACCTGC TCCGACGGCCTGCCGTCCGGCTCCGTCAGTTCACTGGTTTCCGCGGTGATGGCAGTCGTTGGCGGCGTCGCCGCACTGGCGCTGGTGATCATATGCTACCGGAG ATTCGTTCTTAAGAGACACAagcctgtgattggtgggtGCTGCCAGAGAAAGGACCAATGGAATGGCGGGGACCACGCCCTCAAGGAGGGAACGTCGCAGTGA